TTTCCACTGTAGAAAACGGAATCCATCGGGAAAATATAGGTGCACATGTTGAGGGTCAGTCCGTAAGGCTCTTTTGTCTTGATATCAACAGTATAATCGTCGACTACAACCGCATCGGCAAAAGGTTCGAAAAGACCTTTGAAATCCTGGCTTTTCTTCAGTCGGGCCAGGGTCCAGGCCACATCTTTTGCTGTGAACGGATTGCCTGAATGGAATTTGACATCGTGGCGAAGATACATACGGAGGGTGAGTGGATCAAGTCGTTCCCATTTTGTGGCGAGACGCGGCACTATTTTCATGTCTTTAGTCCAGCGAACAAGCGGATCAAAAACCATATGGGAATACTGCAGCATGCCACCGGACAGCTGCACATGGGGGTCAAGGGAAACGGGATCCGCGTCCATTGCAAGTTTTAAGGTTTTGGCTCCAACAATCGTCCCTCCAAACAGAAGCATGGAGGCCAGACATAAGGTTATGAGTTTTTTCACTGCTATCTCCTCTTGTAAATTAATAATTAACCTCGCAAAAGAACAGAGCGAGGACCTTGGCGGTCATATTACGCTACTTGGGGACAAACGGCAAGATATTGCATGTAATTTGCTGTAAGATGGAAACCATCCTTGTCTGTAAGTCCTGCCAGTTAAGTTCTACATTCTATACAGTGAAATGGATGAGTTTTCAATGTGAAATATTACGAATTATGGCAAATAATGATGTAAAAACTACGAAATGAGTGGGTTTTGCATGAAATCCACTTAAAGAATTTCACTTTGATTCCACGCTATCATAGCTTGAATTTTCATCAGCTTCAAGATAGATATACATCAAAGAGGTTGAAGACATGGATTAAGGAGGTTGCAGATGACGGAAAAGAGAAGATTTACCAGGATTGTCTTTACTGTCCGGGCTGAATGTACTGTTGCCGGGAAGACATTTGCTGTCAAGAGGCTGATAAACCTCAGTGTCGGGGGATGTATGATAGAGATCAATGCCGAGGTGGCAATTGATGATGAATGTGAGGTTGTCATTCCCCTGGGAGCTGAAGGTCTGTATGTGAATGTGAAAGGTCGGGTTGCCAGAATTGCCGACGATCATATCGGGGTAAAGTTTGTTTCGATTGATCCTGAAAGCCTGCAGCATCTGCAAAATATCATAAAGTACAATTCTCCTGATGCCGAGACCATTGAAGATGAGCTGAAGGATCATCCCGGTCTGTTGTAACTGGTGTCACAGAGATGTGCTTGAGTGAATCGAGAAGAACGAAGAATGAAAACTGACAAATGGGAGTAATCTATGGAAACGAAAGTATTGGTTCCAGTAGCTGAAGGGTTTGAGGAAGTCGAAGCATTAAGCATTGTCGACGTGTTCAGAAGAGCAGGAGTCCAGGTGGATCTGGCTGCTGTGGGTGGAAATCTGCAGGTTATATCCTCCCATGACGTCAAAATAATAGCTGACAAATTAATCGAAGACTGTAAGGACGAGACCTATGATCTGGTTGCCCTGCCGGGTGGTATTCCGGGGCGGAGAATCTCAGGAATTCAGGTGTGCTGGCGGAAATACTGAAAAAACAGAACAGGGAAGACAGGCTTTACGGTGCAGTCTGCGCGGCGCCCGCTGTTGTTCTGGAGCATCACGGTCTTCTTGACGGGAAAAAGGCCACATGCCACCCTCTCTTTATGGAAAAATTGAGTGATGGTGACCAGGCGGGGATGAGTGTGGTCCACGATGGGAACTGCGTGACTTCAAGGGGAGCGGGCACATCAATTCAATTTGCCCTGGAAATGCTGGGTATTCTCCTGGGTGAAGAAAAGAAACAGGAAGTCGCGAAGGGAATGGTTGTCGGGTAAGTAAAATCAGTCCCGGTTCCGTTTGTAGACAATAACCGAAAACGGTTCCTTTCCATCTGGAAAATGTTCCCGTGAAACTTCCTGGAAACTCTTTTCAGGAAGTTCGGGAAAAACAACGTCTCCCTCCACTTCCCGTTCAAGGGTTGTCAGGCGGATCGTGGTTGCCACATCCAGGCCGTGGCTGAAAACCTGGGCACCACCAATGATGAATACTTTT
The DNA window shown above is from Desulfomarina profundi and carries:
- a CDS encoding PilZ domain-containing protein → MTEKRRFTRIVFTVRAECTVAGKTFAVKRLINLSVGGCMIEINAEVAIDDECEVVIPLGAEGLYVNVKGRVARIADDHIGVKFVSIDPESLQHLQNIIKYNSPDAETIEDELKDHPGLL